A single window of Eisenibacter elegans DSM 3317 DNA harbors:
- a CDS encoding YtxH domain-containing protein, with amino-acid sequence MSNQEGNGSGRVLWGFLAGFFAGVTAGVLLASDERKALIREKVTDLGNTLSQELNKNLDKINESLRQQIDHNTAASAQDQNNNQEQA; translated from the coding sequence ATGAGTAATCAAGAAGGAAACGGCAGCGGACGTGTTTTGTGGGGCTTTTTGGCGGGCTTTTTTGCCGGCGTAACGGCAGGCGTGTTGTTGGCTTCTGACGAACGCAAGGCGCTCATCCGTGAAAAAGTAACAGACTTAGGCAACACACTGTCGCAAGAGCTGAACAAAAATCTAGACAAAATCAATGAGTCGCTTCGCCAACAAATAGACCACAACACCGCAGCGTCTGCCCAAGACCAAAACAACAACCAAGAGCAGGCTTAG
- a CDS encoding alpha/beta fold hydrolase, protein MVLKNYLPLAALLWVCLLVSAPLSAQELSELQTPIAEAHISSGGGANDEGTIYYGAVPANSSNRPVLVFVHGYTGSASTWWNDNQMYTLALNAGYRTAFVSLGPDKTMWHNGQLLANMLNTITTHYGVSRVVLVGHSKGGLDIEAALVHYGAWNRVSRVVTLGSPFFGSPLADIAQSGWTWFLSYIFGQRNDATYVLQTSYMNYVRSITDNHPNNPRVDLRSAGAWGYNQGAWYLVPASWFLSGSNDGVVEYSSTRRPNSVVLFGDRDSRMRHDHFQVALGQRVWQHISNQFATAPINMVAEDFPRSTEAFNPNAVLRSQHQIISADKGVRQFYVAKAGAKIELQFFRPEGSANIQLKTPSGTVFNQTAFEKQATDDIFGGVAEQMNVSAAEQGYYEISSSEPFLAIITTQNDVLAELRSDLNDHKLVYQTGEAMHYTLQLSGGDAASLNEAQVSGTLLRVGDLEGNRQEGDSPVVLKFQRNGNGTYRALVNENLSSGIYTLHVSAKSPSFTRNLVGSVAVVGDNVLLENRLDDDAINTVMAYPNPATGEQVSFRVRTEGARQLNIYDLNGALVSSFKVSGQGTHTISWNLSGIANGLYIYRLEGGERTISKKLIIKR, encoded by the coding sequence ATGGTACTCAAAAACTACCTGCCTTTAGCAGCCCTTCTATGGGTATGCTTACTCGTTAGTGCGCCCTTATCCGCTCAAGAACTTAGCGAGCTACAAACCCCGATAGCCGAAGCCCATATCAGCAGTGGCGGCGGCGCTAACGACGAGGGGACGATTTACTATGGGGCTGTGCCTGCCAACAGCAGCAACCGACCAGTACTTGTATTTGTACACGGCTATACAGGCAGCGCCTCTACTTGGTGGAACGACAACCAGATGTACACCCTAGCCCTCAATGCAGGTTATCGTACGGCGTTTGTGTCTTTGGGGCCAGACAAGACAATGTGGCACAACGGCCAGTTGTTGGCCAATATGCTCAATACCATCACAACTCACTATGGGGTGAGCCGTGTGGTCTTGGTGGGGCATAGCAAGGGCGGCCTCGACATAGAAGCCGCCTTGGTACACTATGGTGCGTGGAATCGTGTTAGCCGTGTGGTTACGCTTGGCTCTCCGTTTTTTGGTTCTCCTTTGGCCGATATTGCCCAAAGTGGTTGGACTTGGTTTTTGTCCTATATCTTTGGGCAGCGTAACGATGCGACCTATGTACTACAGACAAGCTACATGAACTATGTCCGCAGCATTACAGACAATCACCCCAACAACCCTCGTGTAGATTTGCGCAGCGCTGGTGCGTGGGGCTATAACCAAGGCGCTTGGTACTTGGTACCGGCCTCGTGGTTTCTCTCCGGTTCCAATGATGGCGTTGTAGAGTATAGCAGCACACGCCGCCCCAACTCTGTGGTACTTTTTGGCGATAGAGATTCTCGTATGCGCCACGACCACTTCCAAGTAGCCCTAGGGCAACGCGTATGGCAACATATCTCCAACCAGTTTGCTACCGCACCCATCAATATGGTAGCCGAAGACTTCCCCCGAAGCACCGAAGCCTTCAACCCCAACGCTGTATTGCGCAGCCAACACCAAATCATCAGCGCCGATAAGGGTGTGCGTCAGTTTTATGTAGCCAAAGCAGGTGCCAAAATCGAGTTGCAGTTTTTCAGACCCGAAGGGAGCGCCAATATTCAACTCAAAACACCCAGCGGAACGGTTTTCAATCAAACCGCCTTTGAAAAACAAGCTACTGATGATATTTTTGGCGGTGTAGCCGAGCAGATGAATGTGAGCGCTGCCGAACAAGGCTATTACGAAATCAGCTCTTCGGAGCCTTTCTTGGCAATTATCACCACCCAAAACGATGTGTTGGCAGAACTACGCTCCGACCTCAACGACCACAAACTCGTCTATCAGACGGGCGAGGCCATGCACTATACCCTGCAATTGAGCGGCGGAGACGCAGCTTCGCTCAATGAAGCCCAAGTAAGCGGCACGCTCTTGCGTGTGGGTGACCTAGAGGGAAATCGCCAAGAGGGAGACAGCCCCGTAGTGTTGAAATTTCAACGCAATGGTAATGGCACATACCGCGCCTTGGTGAATGAAAATCTGTCTTCGGGCATTTATACCCTCCACGTATCGGCCAAAAGCCCCAGCTTTACACGCAACTTGGTTGGCAGTGTTGCGGTAGTTGGCGACAATGTGTTGCTCGAAAACCGCCTCGACGATGATGCAATCAATACTGTAATGGCTTATCCCAACCCTGCCACAGGAGAGCAAGTTTCGTTTAGAGTACGTACCGAGGGCGCACGTCAGCTCAATATTTATGATCTCAATGGCGCACTTGTCAGCTCATTTAAAGTATCTGGCCAAGGTACTCATACTATCTCTTGGAATCTAAGCGGTATCGCCAACGGTCTGTATATCTACCGCTTAGAGGGTGGCGAACGCACCATTAGCAAAAAACTAATTATCAAACGATAA
- the mraY gene encoding phospho-N-acetylmuramoyl-pentapeptide-transferase — translation MLYYLFDFLDKQTSLPGAGVFKYISFRAFSATLLSLLIGAIFGRQLINLLKRFQVREKSRELGLPGEDIKQGTPTMGGLIIILSVILPTLLFAKLDNVYIVLLIITTLWLGTIGFLDDYTKLIQKKSNWLVGDRGIKGKFKVAGQIGIGLIVGLTLYFNDGVLVRQYQNPNTGAYNSSVVADRYEDLKSTVTTIPFFKNNELNYHDLFFFVPDSLMWLFYVLIVIFIITAVSNGANITDGIDGLAAGSSAIIGTTLGIFAYVSGNTVFASYLNIMYLPNMGELVIFCAAFTGACVGFLWYNSYPAQVFMGDTGSLALGGVIAVLALSMRKELLIPILCGIFLVENLSVILQVGYFKYTKRKYGEGRRIFRMAPLHHHYQKGGYHEAKIVTRFWIIGIMLAILTLITLKLR, via the coding sequence ATGCTATACTATCTGTTTGATTTTTTGGACAAACAAACCTCACTGCCCGGTGCGGGAGTTTTCAAATACATTTCTTTTCGGGCATTTTCTGCTACCTTGCTTTCCCTCCTGATAGGAGCCATCTTTGGCCGGCAGCTAATCAATTTGCTCAAACGCTTCCAAGTGCGTGAGAAAAGCCGCGAGCTAGGCCTACCCGGAGAAGATATCAAGCAAGGCACACCTACTATGGGCGGGCTCATCATCATCTTATCGGTGATTTTGCCCACCTTGTTATTTGCCAAACTCGACAATGTGTACATTGTCTTGTTAATCATCACAACCCTTTGGCTGGGAACAATTGGCTTTTTGGATGATTATACCAAGCTGATTCAAAAAAAATCAAACTGGCTCGTTGGCGATCGAGGTATCAAAGGGAAGTTTAAGGTAGCTGGACAGATAGGCATCGGCCTAATTGTAGGGCTGACACTCTACTTCAACGACGGAGTACTTGTACGGCAATACCAAAACCCCAATACCGGCGCTTATAACAGCTCAGTGGTGGCCGATCGTTACGAAGACCTCAAGTCGACGGTTACGACCATCCCCTTTTTTAAGAATAACGAACTGAACTACCACGACCTGTTTTTTTTCGTACCCGATAGCCTGATGTGGCTCTTTTATGTGCTGATTGTGATTTTCATCATCACCGCAGTCTCCAATGGAGCCAACATCACCGACGGCATCGATGGGCTGGCAGCGGGCAGCTCGGCCATCATCGGCACCACACTGGGAATCTTTGCCTATGTATCCGGCAATACCGTTTTTGCTAGTTACCTCAATATTATGTACCTGCCCAATATGGGCGAGCTGGTCATCTTCTGCGCCGCCTTTACAGGGGCTTGTGTGGGCTTTTTATGGTATAATTCGTACCCTGCACAGGTATTTATGGGCGATACCGGCAGCTTGGCCTTGGGTGGGGTAATCGCTGTTTTGGCACTCTCGATGCGCAAAGAATTGCTGATTCCGATATTGTGTGGGATATTTTTGGTCGAAAACCTATCGGTCATCCTGCAAGTAGGGTATTTCAAATATACCAAACGCAAATATGGAGAAGGTCGGCGAATCTTCCGAATGGCTCCCCTGCACCACCATTACCAAAAAGGAGGGTATCACGAAGCCAAAATCGTTACCCGCTTCTGGATTATCGGCATTATGCTGGCAATCTTGACACTTATCACCCTCAAACTGCGATAG
- a CDS encoding penicillin-binding protein activator LpoB, with product MKTTFYLSLLTLTMLWISGCNPTPKITRIDPNEVTDLSGRWNDTDSRLVAEEMTRSSLEESWLRRFREKNDRRPVVIVGMILNKSHEHIDADTYIKDMEREYIKSGLVRVVTNDVFRQKLRDERADQQDFADPSTQKKFGKELGADFMVFGNISSIVDGAGRNRVIFYQVNLELADIETNELVWIGDKKIKKMVRN from the coding sequence ATGAAAACAACCTTTTATCTCAGCCTCCTTACTCTTACAATGCTGTGGATCAGCGGCTGTAATCCTACTCCCAAAATCACCCGTATAGACCCCAACGAGGTAACCGACCTCAGCGGTCGCTGGAATGACACAGACTCCCGCTTAGTGGCTGAAGAAATGACCCGCAGCTCGCTCGAAGAGTCTTGGCTGCGTCGCTTCCGTGAGAAAAACGACCGCCGTCCGGTAGTAATCGTAGGCATGATTCTCAACAAAAGCCACGAACATATCGATGCCGATACCTATATCAAAGATATGGAGCGTGAGTATATCAAATCTGGATTGGTAAGGGTAGTTACCAACGATGTGTTTCGTCAAAAGCTCCGCGATGAGCGCGCCGACCAGCAGGACTTTGCTGACCCTAGCACGCAGAAAAAGTTTGGCAAAGAACTAGGAGCAGACTTTATGGTCTTTGGTAATATCAGCTCTATTGTAGATGGTGCAGGCCGCAACCGTGTGATTTTCTATCAAGTAAACCTTGAGCTGGCCGATATCGAAACCAATGAATTGGTCTGGATTGGCGACAAGAAAATCAAGAAAATGGTGCGCAACTAA
- a CDS encoding COG3014 family protein, whose translation MKFKSLHQYLIPLVLLASLSSCATYYQKNIVFYKHFESGNFKAAAHDMKSNKRGPTGRDRLLYNLNLGSVKAVMGDYDLSNRYFEEAYRISDDYVKDPGREILSYLINPTVTVYRGEDHELLLLHYYKALNFLKMGQPEAALVECRRLINRSNQIADKYKEQSKKYKRDAFAHMFMGFLFEANGQTNDAFIAYRNAVEIYETDYADLFDMQVPNQLKRDLIRTAYTLGLESEAMQYEEKFGIQHRNNNNKGNGELVFLWHNGLSPIKSEWTIGFNVNQRGDQNFVISNSEMNLSYSFNNLSSSDAANLASLSTFRIAFPKYVERKPYFEKAAIEYNGKLYPMELGQDINKVAFQVLKQRMLAEIGSAILRVAIKKGAEELLKATNTDEGKAAGMLLGVFNAVTEQADTRAWQITPHDIQFVRIPMPEGEHEVVLHTYSRHGDRNYPLKVRIERGQMRFQSFHSLQVSPLFRNPYGR comes from the coding sequence ATGAAATTCAAATCATTACATCAATACCTAATACCCTTGGTGCTCTTGGCTTCCTTGTCAAGCTGTGCAACCTATTATCAGAAAAATATTGTGTTCTACAAACACTTCGAGTCTGGCAACTTTAAGGCTGCGGCTCACGATATGAAAAGCAATAAACGAGGCCCTACCGGGCGCGACCGATTGCTCTACAATCTCAATCTCGGGAGTGTGAAGGCTGTAATGGGTGATTATGACTTGAGCAACCGTTATTTTGAAGAGGCATACCGTATTTCGGATGATTATGTCAAAGACCCCGGGCGTGAAATCCTTTCCTACCTCATCAACCCTACCGTAACGGTATACCGTGGCGAAGACCACGAGCTGCTCCTGTTACACTACTACAAAGCGCTTAATTTCCTCAAAATGGGGCAACCCGAAGCGGCGTTGGTAGAGTGCCGTAGGCTAATCAACCGTAGCAACCAAATTGCCGACAAATACAAAGAACAAAGCAAGAAATACAAACGGGATGCCTTTGCACATATGTTTATGGGCTTTTTGTTTGAGGCCAATGGTCAAACGAATGATGCCTTTATTGCTTATCGTAATGCGGTCGAAATTTATGAGACAGACTACGCCGACTTATTTGATATGCAAGTACCTAATCAGCTCAAACGCGACCTTATCCGTACGGCCTATACCCTTGGGCTAGAAAGCGAAGCCATGCAATACGAAGAGAAATTTGGTATCCAACACCGTAACAACAACAACAAAGGCAATGGTGAGCTGGTCTTTCTGTGGCACAATGGCCTCAGCCCCATCAAATCAGAATGGACAATAGGCTTTAATGTCAACCAACGCGGCGACCAAAACTTTGTCATTAGCAACTCAGAGATGAATCTCAGCTACAGCTTCAATAATCTCAGCAGTAGCGATGCAGCCAACCTCGCCAGCCTCTCAACCTTTCGTATTGCTTTCCCTAAGTATGTCGAGCGTAAACCCTACTTCGAAAAAGCAGCCATAGAGTATAATGGCAAACTGTACCCTATGGAACTAGGGCAAGACATCAATAAAGTAGCTTTTCAGGTCCTCAAACAACGGATGTTGGCCGAAATCGGAAGTGCAATCTTGCGTGTAGCCATCAAAAAAGGAGCCGAAGAGCTGCTCAAGGCAACCAATACCGATGAGGGTAAAGCAGCAGGGATGTTGCTTGGAGTATTCAATGCCGTCACCGAACAGGCCGACACCCGTGCTTGGCAAATCACTCCTCATGACATCCAGTTTGTTCGCATCCCTATGCCCGAAGGCGAACACGAAGTCGTGTTGCACACCTACTCTCGACACGGCGATCGGAACTACCCACTAAAGGTGCGCATCGAACGTGGGCAGATGCGTTTCCAGTCTTTTCATTCCTTGCAGGTATCACCGCTTTTCCGAAATCCCTATGGACGCTAA